The Rhodocytophaga rosea genome has a segment encoding these proteins:
- a CDS encoding SDR family NAD(P)-dependent oxidoreductase has protein sequence MSFENKVALITGGASGIGKATAHTFAEKGVHVMIADIMEDAGFLLARELKAKGVKAGFVKVDVCQASEVENMVDITFNTFGRLDFCVNSAGIEGSRTRIDQYPEASFEQVMDVNVTGLWRCMKAQLPFLMKGQSGCIVNIASVAGLKGFPGHCAYAASKHAVIGLTKTAAMEFVRYNIRINAVCPGFTDTPMVEQVLQTDPAYMDKILKSIPMRRLANAREIADMVVYLCSAQATFITGQAFAVDGGITAM, from the coding sequence ATGTCATTTGAAAACAAAGTCGCTTTAATAACCGGAGGTGCTTCAGGTATTGGCAAAGCCACCGCCCATACTTTTGCTGAAAAAGGCGTTCATGTCATGATAGCAGATATTATGGAGGATGCAGGCTTTTTGCTGGCCAGGGAATTAAAGGCAAAAGGCGTTAAAGCTGGTTTTGTGAAAGTAGATGTGTGCCAGGCCAGTGAAGTTGAAAACATGGTGGACATTACCTTTAATACATTTGGCAGACTAGATTTTTGTGTGAATAGTGCTGGAATTGAGGGCAGCCGGACAAGAATAGACCAATATCCGGAAGCATCTTTTGAACAGGTAATGGACGTAAATGTAACTGGTTTGTGGCGCTGTATGAAAGCACAATTGCCTTTTCTCATGAAAGGGCAAAGCGGATGTATCGTGAATATTGCTTCTGTAGCCGGACTCAAAGGTTTTCCGGGGCATTGCGCCTATGCGGCCAGTAAGCATGCCGTTATTGGCCTGACTAAAACAGCGGCTATGGAATTTGTTAGATATAATATCCGCATTAATGCCGTATGCCCTGGGTTTACAGATACGCCTATGGTTGAACAAGTATTACAAACCGACCCTGCCTATATGGATAAAATACTCAAATCCATTCCCATGCGCCGTCTGGCAAATGCCCGGGAAATAGCTGATATGGTGGTCTATTTATGCTCAGCA